In a single window of the Panthera leo isolate Ple1 chromosome A1, P.leo_Ple1_pat1.1, whole genome shotgun sequence genome:
- the ARL10 gene encoding ADP-ribosylation factor-like protein 10, whose translation MAPRPLSPLVLALGGAAAVLGSVLFILWKAYFGRGRERRWDRNEAWWGAEPPRLPEWDEWDPEDEEDEEPALEELEQREVLVLGLDGSGKSTFLRVLSGKPPLEGHIPTWGFNSVRLPTKDFEVDLLEIGGSQNLRFYWKEFVNEVDVLVFLVDSADRLRLPWARQELHKLLDKDPDLPVVVVANKQDLSEAMSMVELQQELGLQAVDSQREVFLLAASIAPAGPGFEDPGTVHIWRLLLELLS comes from the exons ATGGCTCCGCGGCCGCTGAGCCCCTTGGTGCTGGCGCTGGGCGGCGCCGCGGCCGTGCTGGGCTCAGTACTCTTCATCCTCTGGAAGGCCTACTTCGGGCGCGGACGGGAGCGGCGCTGGGACCGGAACGAGGCCTGGTGGGGCGCGgagcctccccgcctccctgaGTGGGACGAGTGGGAC CCTGAAGACGAGGAGGACGAAGAGCCGGCGCTGGAGGAGTTGGAGCAGCGTGAGGTGCTGGTGCTGGGGCTGGATGGCTCAGGGAAGAGCACGTTCCTGCGCGTGCTGTCTGGGAAGCCACCGCTGGAAGGCCACATCCCCACCTGGGGCTTCAATTCTGTACGGCTGCCCACCAAGGACTTCGAGGTGGACCTGCTAGAGA TCGGTGGCAGTCAGAACCTACGCTTCTACTGGAAGGAGTTTGTGAATGAAGTAGACGTGCTGGTGTTCCTGGTGGACTCGGCTGACCGGCTGCGGCTGCCTTGGGCCCGGCAGGAACTGCACAAGCTGCTGGACAAGGACCCTGACCTGCCTGTCGTTGTGGTGGCCAACAAGCAG GACCTGAGTGAGGCCATGAGCATGGTGGAGCTGCAGCAGGAGCTGGGCCTGCAGGCTGTCGATAGCCAGCGGGAGGTGTTCCTCTTGGCAGCCAGCATCGCCCCTGCAGGACCTGGCTTTGAAGACCCCGGCACCGTGCATATCTGGAGACTGCTCTTGGAGCTTCTCTCCTAG